One segment of Thermococcus sp. AM4 DNA contains the following:
- a CDS encoding translation initiation factor IF-2 subunit alpha → MPRKAREYPEEGEFVVATVKNIHPYGAFLILDEYPGKEGFMHISEVAPTWVKNIRDYVKEGQKVVVKVIRVDPEKGHIDLSLKRVNQQQRKAKLQEYKRAQKAENLLKMAAEKIGKDFETAWREVWVPLEEEYGEVYAAFEDAAQNGIEVLKGLIPDEWLDALKPIIEAYVEIPTVTIDAEFEITVPKPNGIEIIKEALIRARDRANEEKDIDVKFTYQGAPRYRIDITAPDYYKAEEVLESIAEEILRVIKEAGGEATLIRKEKRIRKIKRR, encoded by the coding sequence ATGCCAAGGAAGGCCAGAGAGTATCCTGAGGAGGGTGAGTTCGTCGTCGCCACCGTCAAGAACATTCACCCGTACGGAGCGTTCCTGATACTTGACGAGTATCCCGGAAAGGAGGGCTTCATGCACATAAGCGAGGTTGCACCGACCTGGGTCAAGAACATCAGGGACTACGTGAAGGAGGGCCAGAAGGTAGTCGTCAAGGTCATCCGCGTTGACCCCGAGAAGGGGCACATAGACCTGAGCCTCAAGAGGGTGAACCAGCAGCAGAGGAAGGCCAAGCTCCAGGAGTACAAGAGGGCCCAGAAGGCGGAGAACCTCCTAAAAATGGCCGCCGAAAAGATAGGGAAGGACTTCGAGACGGCCTGGCGCGAGGTCTGGGTTCCGCTCGAGGAGGAGTACGGCGAAGTTTACGCCGCCTTCGAAGATGCAGCCCAGAACGGCATCGAGGTTCTGAAGGGCCTCATTCCAGATGAGTGGCTCGACGCGCTCAAGCCAATCATCGAGGCCTACGTCGAGATTCCGACAGTTACCATCGATGCGGAGTTCGAGATAACCGTTCCAAAGCCCAACGGAATCGAGATAATCAAGGAGGCTCTGATTAGAGCGCGCGACAGGGCCAACGAGGAGAAGGACATAGACGTTAAGTTCACCTACCAGGGCGCTCCCCGTTACAGGATTGACATAACCGCCCCGGACTACTACAAGGCAGAAGAGGTTCTCGAGAGCATAGCCGAAGAAATCCTCCGCGTCATAAAGGAAGCGGGCGGAGAGGCGACCCTCATTAGGAAGGAGAAGCGCATAAGGAAGATTAAGAGGAGGTAA
- a CDS encoding PDGLE domain-containing protein — translation MDRVTKTLLAIVGVMIILSPIGILLVWNYDDAWGEWDVQTVEHMVGHKLPGMEKLADAWNHAILPDYNIPGWEDKLHASIGYIISAIVGTALVVAFYYALVKFVVGKGASS, via the coding sequence ATGGACAGGGTAACAAAGACCCTCCTCGCAATCGTCGGCGTCATGATAATCCTCTCCCCGATTGGAATACTGCTCGTGTGGAACTACGACGATGCCTGGGGCGAGTGGGACGTCCAGACAGTGGAGCACATGGTCGGCCACAAGTTGCCCGGCATGGAGAAGCTCGCGGACGCCTGGAACCATGCGATTTTGCCCGACTACAACATCCCGGGCTGGGAAGACAAGCTCCACGCCTCGATAGGCTACATAATCTCCGCGATAGTTGGAACGGCACTCGTCGTTGCCTTCTACTACGCCCTCGTCAAGTTCGTGGTCGGCAAGGGCGCCTCCTCCTGA
- a CDS encoding proteasome assembly chaperone family protein, which translates to MKETMIYLLERPQLRDPVFIEGLPGIGLVGKLAAEHLIQELNAVKFAELYSPHFMHQVIIKKGSIVELMKNEFYYWVNPDENGRDLIIITGDQQVPPTDSPGHYEVVGKMLDLVQELGVREIITMGGYQVPELQGEPRVLAAVTHEELVDYYKEKLKDCSVEVVWREDEGGAIVGAAGLLLGMGKLRSMYGISLLGESLGYIVDPKAAKAVLTAVTKILGIEVDMTALEERAKETEEILRKVQEMQRAMLEQTMPPAPEEEDRGYL; encoded by the coding sequence ATGAAGGAGACGATGATCTACCTCCTTGAGAGGCCCCAGCTCAGGGACCCGGTGTTCATAGAGGGGCTCCCGGGCATAGGCCTCGTTGGAAAGCTCGCCGCGGAGCACCTCATCCAGGAGCTCAACGCGGTGAAGTTCGCCGAGCTCTACTCACCGCACTTCATGCACCAGGTCATCATAAAGAAGGGCTCAATCGTCGAGCTCATGAAGAACGAGTTCTACTACTGGGTCAATCCCGACGAGAACGGAAGGGACCTAATCATCATCACCGGCGACCAGCAGGTTCCGCCGACGGACAGCCCCGGCCACTACGAGGTGGTCGGCAAGATGCTCGACCTCGTTCAGGAACTCGGCGTCAGGGAGATAATAACGATGGGCGGCTACCAGGTGCCGGAGCTCCAGGGCGAGCCGAGGGTTTTGGCGGCTGTAACCCACGAGGAGCTCGTTGATTACTACAAGGAGAAGCTCAAGGACTGCTCCGTCGAGGTGGTCTGGAGGGAGGACGAGGGCGGGGCCATAGTGGGAGCGGCCGGCCTTCTCCTCGGCATGGGCAAGCTCCGTTCGATGTACGGCATAAGCCTGCTCGGTGAGAGCCTCGGCTACATCGTTGATCCAAAGGCCGCAAAGGCCGTTCTGACTGCAGTTACTAAGATACTCGGCATTGAGGTCGATATGACGGCCCTGGAAGAGCGCGCCAAAGAAACTGAGGAGATACTCAGGAAAGTCCAGGAGATGCAGAGGGCGATGCTCGAACAGACGATGCCCCCGGCCCCCGAGGAAGAGGACAGGGGCTACCTCTGA
- the cbiM gene encoding cobalt transporter CbiM, producing the protein MKLHIPDGYLGPYTCAFFYLIMIPVWYRAFKWLKNLKPSQVPLLGVLTAFSFLVMMYNMPVPGGTTAHIVGGTIIAILVGPWAATVSLTIVLLIQALFFGDGGITTYAANVFNMGVVLPFVGYYTYKFLTEKFKLNEVLSAGIGAYVGLVAAAIVAGIELGIQPYIQPGYCPYPLSVSVPAMAIAHLVTAGPAAAVVTAAVVWYVRKSRPDLFEMRTILHSRG; encoded by the coding sequence GTGAAATTGCACATACCGGACGGATACCTTGGGCCGTACACATGTGCGTTTTTCTATCTGATTATGATACCCGTTTGGTACAGGGCCTTCAAGTGGCTCAAGAACCTCAAGCCAAGCCAGGTGCCCCTGCTGGGAGTGCTGACGGCCTTTTCGTTCCTCGTGATGATGTACAACATGCCGGTCCCCGGAGGAACAACTGCCCACATCGTCGGCGGAACGATAATAGCGATACTCGTTGGCCCCTGGGCCGCAACGGTGTCGCTGACAATAGTCCTGCTCATTCAGGCTCTGTTCTTCGGCGACGGCGGAATAACAACCTACGCAGCCAACGTCTTCAACATGGGCGTCGTCCTGCCCTTCGTCGGCTACTACACCTACAAGTTCCTCACCGAGAAGTTCAAGCTCAACGAGGTCCTCTCCGCTGGAATCGGTGCCTACGTTGGACTCGTCGCGGCGGCGATAGTGGCGGGCATCGAACTCGGAATACAGCCCTACATTCAGCCCGGCTACTGCCCGTATCCCCTCAGCGTCTCCGTTCCTGCGATGGCGATAGCACACCTCGTCACAGCGGGCCCCGCCGCGGCGGTCGTTACCGCGGCGGTCGTGTGGTACGTCAGGAAGAGCAGGCCAGACCTCTTTGAGATGAGGACGATCCTCCATTCACGGGGGTGA
- a CDS encoding RNA-protein complex protein Nop10, with the protein MKFRIRKCPECGRYTLKETCPVCGAKTKVAHPPRFSPEDPYGEYRRRWKREVLGIEVRK; encoded by the coding sequence ATGAAGTTCCGCATAAGGAAGTGCCCCGAATGTGGCAGGTACACCCTGAAGGAGACCTGCCCGGTCTGCGGGGCCAAGACCAAGGTAGCCCACCCACCGCGCTTCTCGCCGGAGGACCCTTACGGTGAGTACAGGCGCAGGTGGAAGAGGGAAGTCCTTGGGATAGAGGTGAGAAAATGA
- the cbiQ gene encoding cobalt ECF transporter T component CbiQ has translation MGFLEETAREVLEFTVKAVFSERYARMDGLLQRIDPRVKVFSLVAIVATVVSLGRIDVILAFYFLALALAVLSRLPVVEFTKRVWVFIPIFTGVIALPSIFMIPGEPVFHLFGLTASREGIHWAVLFTLRVATAVSYAILFTMTSRWNDIVSALAFFRVPGMVITITTLTYRYIFLLAKLLLDAMHARRARLAGELGMVESWKEAGKHIGATFIKANSLGEGLYYAMLSRGYANEIEPLREFKAGKVDYAFSAFTVLLVVLTFAFTRGLL, from the coding sequence ATGGGGTTCCTCGAAGAGACCGCCAGGGAAGTCCTCGAGTTCACGGTAAAGGCAGTCTTCTCCGAGAGGTACGCGAGAATGGACGGCCTGCTTCAGAGAATCGACCCAAGGGTTAAGGTGTTCTCGCTCGTTGCGATAGTCGCGACGGTGGTTTCCCTCGGGAGGATTGACGTCATTCTGGCCTTCTACTTCCTCGCGCTGGCCCTCGCGGTTCTCTCCAGACTGCCGGTAGTCGAGTTCACGAAGAGGGTCTGGGTCTTCATTCCGATTTTCACGGGGGTTATAGCGCTCCCCTCGATATTCATGATTCCGGGCGAGCCGGTTTTTCATCTGTTCGGCCTCACCGCGAGCAGGGAGGGAATACACTGGGCGGTTCTCTTTACGCTACGCGTCGCGACTGCGGTTTCCTACGCGATACTCTTCACGATGACGAGCCGGTGGAACGATATCGTCTCGGCCCTCGCGTTCTTCAGGGTTCCCGGAATGGTGATAACCATAACGACCTTAACCTACCGCTACATATTCCTCCTCGCCAAGCTCCTGCTCGACGCGATGCACGCGAGGAGGGCGAGGTTAGCTGGAGAACTCGGCATGGTCGAGAGCTGGAAGGAGGCCGGAAAGCACATCGGGGCAACCTTCATAAAGGCCAACTCCCTCGGCGAGGGCCTCTACTACGCCATGCTCTCCAGGGGCTACGCCAACGAAATCGAACCGCTGAGGGAGTTCAAGGCTGGAAAGGTTGACTACGCCTTCTCGGCTTTCACCGTTCTCCTCGTCGTACTAACGTTTGCCTTCACGAGGGGATTGCTATGA